From Acidihalobacter aeolianus, a single genomic window includes:
- a CDS encoding LysR family transcriptional regulator has translation MFDNEIGNLLRHITFRQLQIFMAVVEQKSFTKAAEKLFLTQSSVSVQVKKLADAIGVPLFKQTGRKIQLTDVGQELCATAKQMLGALENLEMSVADYQGLKRGNLKLGVVTTAKYIAPELLGEYGLMFPGIQLAMNVTNRDKIIDRIKRYDDDLYVMGLVPEDEVSVTCNYFAPNPLVVLAPSSHRLCHAQGISLEEIAKEPFLLREPGSGTREAIMRLCRERNLKLNVRMELGSNEAIKHGIVGGLGISVLSLHSLVLEGVSGMISVLDVEGFPIMRKWYLVYPKEKTLSLPAQRFIEFSVDREDAITKRLAGIWPKLSEYVDGS, from the coding sequence ATGTTTGATAATGAAATAGGAAACTTGCTTCGTCATATAACTTTTCGCCAGCTACAGATATTCATGGCTGTGGTTGAGCAGAAAAGTTTTACCAAGGCGGCTGAAAAATTATTTCTCACACAATCCTCTGTTTCCGTGCAGGTGAAGAAGCTTGCTGACGCTATAGGCGTGCCTTTATTTAAGCAGACCGGTCGAAAAATACAGCTAACGGATGTCGGACAGGAGCTCTGCGCCACCGCAAAACAGATGTTGGGTGCGCTAGAAAATCTGGAAATGTCGGTAGCTGATTATCAGGGTTTAAAGCGCGGTAACTTGAAGCTAGGCGTTGTAACGACGGCGAAATATATTGCTCCAGAATTGTTGGGCGAGTATGGACTGATGTTTCCCGGAATTCAGTTGGCCATGAATGTGACTAATCGCGACAAAATTATCGACAGGATTAAGCGGTATGATGATGATCTTTATGTTATGGGCTTGGTTCCGGAGGATGAGGTGAGTGTTACTTGCAACTATTTTGCACCTAATCCATTGGTCGTTCTGGCGCCTTCTAGCCATCGACTATGTCACGCTCAGGGGATCTCGTTAGAAGAAATAGCCAAAGAGCCATTTCTGCTGCGCGAGCCCGGTTCTGGTACACGAGAAGCTATCATGCGCTTATGTAGAGAACGCAACCTAAAACTCAATGTGCGGATGGAACTCGGGAGTAATGAAGCTATTAAACATGGCATAGTGGGAGGCTTGGGGATTTCCGTCTTATCTCTGCATTCTCTTGTGCTCGAAGGCGTATCAGGGATGATATCCGTTCTAGATGTGGAAGGCTTTCCGATTATGAGAAAATGGTACTTGGTATATCCAAAGGAAAAAACATTGTCGTTGCCTGCGCAACGATTTATTGAGTTTTCTGTAGACCGTGAAGATGCAATTACTAAACGTCTCGCGGGCATTTGGCCTAAACTGAGCGAATACGTGGACGGTAGTTAA
- a CDS encoding DUF6671 family protein codes for MATNKIGENPYVGERVALLTQHGKEQVIAPVLAGAIGCKVERVAGYDTDLLGTFTRDIPRAGIQIEAARKKARIGMQISEATLGLASEGSFGTDPFAGILPWNVEFLIFIDALREIEVVGVAEGQANSAHCMAEDWDAVVSFARKTRFPEHHLVLRPESENDPRISKGIASWPDLEAAFTYALRQSINSRVFLEVDLRASANPTRMGNIRLAAENLVQKLRSQCPVCGTPGFWIVERIGGLPCSDCGAPTREIRAEIHGCPKCEHRVMRERPLSQYADPGRCDYCNP; via the coding sequence ATGGCTACAAACAAAATTGGTGAAAATCCATATGTGGGTGAGCGAGTCGCGTTACTTACTCAGCATGGAAAAGAGCAGGTGATTGCCCCTGTACTGGCTGGTGCAATTGGTTGCAAGGTAGAGCGTGTGGCAGGTTATGACACGGATCTCCTGGGTACGTTCACGCGTGACATTCCGCGTGCGGGCATACAGATTGAGGCCGCGAGAAAGAAAGCTCGGATTGGGATGCAAATCTCTGAGGCAACCCTGGGATTGGCAAGCGAAGGATCCTTTGGGACGGATCCGTTCGCTGGAATTTTACCCTGGAATGTCGAGTTTTTGATTTTTATTGACGCCTTGCGCGAAATCGAAGTGGTTGGTGTGGCGGAGGGCCAAGCGAATAGTGCTCACTGCATGGCCGAAGACTGGGATGCCGTTGTGTCGTTCGCGCGCAAGACCAGATTTCCCGAGCATCATCTCGTTTTGAGGCCGGAGAGCGAGAATGACCCACGCATTAGTAAAGGCATCGCCAGTTGGCCAGACCTTGAAGCGGCTTTTACATATGCGCTCCGACAATCGATCAATAGCCGTGTTTTTCTCGAAGTCGACTTACGCGCCAGCGCAAACCCAACCCGCATGGGCAATATCCGCTTGGCGGCCGAGAATCTGGTCCAAAAGCTTCGTTCACAGTGTCCCGTTTGTGGCACTCCTGGCTTCTGGATTGTCGAGCGGATAGGAGGATTGCCTTGTAGCGATTGCGGGGCACCAACCCGCGAGATAAGGGCTGAGATCCATGGCTGCCCCAAGTGTGAGCATCGTGTCATGCGCGAGCGTCCATTGAGTCAATACGCAGATCCGGGGCGCTGCGACTACTGCAACCCATGA
- a CDS encoding L-threonylcarbamoyladenylate synthase, whose translation MSDWQKIAVDCNPPEIGHRHTDQPMAEVAGDRHDPLLEAHRAAAILRAGGLVVFPTETVYGLGADASNPRAVARIYAAKRRPVDHPLIVHLLGTSQLTEWARHIPRAAWQLAEAFWPGPLTLVLPREPRVPGIVSGWLDTVALRVPDHQLALALLDAFGSGVAAPSANRYGHVSPTSAEDVREELGDNVDFLLDGGNCPIGIESTIVDLSSTIPRILRPGAIPEQALQQALGTAVPIARMVDDAPYPGQKLSHYAPQARVILSSWDDALLHVGQWHAIGQRVGLLAQYRPNWLPENVTWLYFGETLQEQARVLYNRLRQADHLGVQVLVTVMPAEAGIGYAICDRLRRAAGQGGDGHARTQRVP comes from the coding sequence ATGAGCGACTGGCAAAAAATCGCGGTTGATTGCAATCCACCCGAAATCGGACACAGGCACACAGACCAACCGATGGCGGAGGTGGCGGGCGATAGACACGATCCTCTTTTGGAGGCGCATCGGGCAGCCGCCATTTTACGGGCTGGGGGACTCGTCGTTTTCCCCACGGAAACAGTTTATGGCTTAGGCGCTGATGCCAGTAATCCACGTGCGGTCGCGCGGATATACGCGGCTAAACGCCGGCCAGTCGATCATCCGCTGATCGTTCATCTTTTGGGTACGTCACAATTGACTGAGTGGGCGAGGCACATCCCGCGCGCAGCTTGGCAATTGGCGGAGGCTTTTTGGCCGGGGCCATTGACTTTGGTTTTACCCCGCGAGCCCAGAGTGCCGGGCATCGTGTCAGGGTGGCTGGATACTGTGGCGTTGAGAGTGCCCGACCATCAGCTTGCCTTGGCACTATTGGATGCGTTCGGAAGTGGCGTAGCGGCGCCTTCGGCCAACCGATATGGCCATGTGAGTCCTACGTCGGCAGAGGACGTACGAGAAGAGCTCGGCGATAATGTGGATTTCTTGCTGGATGGTGGAAACTGTCCTATTGGTATCGAATCCACGATCGTAGATTTGTCGTCCACCATACCCAGGATTTTGCGTCCTGGTGCGATCCCCGAGCAGGCTTTACAGCAAGCCCTGGGTACTGCTGTGCCGATTGCCCGCATGGTTGATGATGCACCCTATCCAGGGCAAAAGCTCTCACACTACGCACCTCAAGCCCGCGTGATCCTGTCATCATGGGATGACGCGTTACTACACGTTGGCCAATGGCATGCGATTGGCCAACGTGTAGGATTGTTAGCACAGTATCGCCCCAATTGGTTGCCAGAAAATGTAACTTGGCTTTATTTCGGGGAGACTCTCCAAGAACAGGCCCGGGTCTTGTATAACCGTCTGCGTCAAGCCGATCACTTGGGTGTGCAAGTACTGGTGACGGTAATGCCGGCTGAGGCAGGGATCGGCTATGCGATTTGTGACCGGCTACGCCGCGCCGCCGGCCAGGGCGGTGATGGGCATGCCCGTACACAGCGAGTGCCCTGA
- the pyrC gene encoding dihydroorotase produces the protein MPEVTPTPGNGGKSTENRLVLTRPDDWHVHLRDEEMLTSVLPDTARRFARGMIMPNLDPPVHTLAEACAYRNRILAAAQSKGLSFEPLMTLYLTDHTTPEEIRRAKKSGFVYAVGEVFLTGATTNSAFGITGFARCEPVFSAMEETRLPLLLHGEVTDPEVDLFDRERLFIEQYLTPIVERFPGLKIVLEHITTREAVEFVCGAPDTVAATITAHHLLLNRNAMFVGGLSPHHYCLPVLKREHHRQALLAAAISGNSKFFLGSDSAPHPRPAKESACSCAGIYTAHAAIELYAEAFDEVMALDRLEAFASFHGPDFYGLPRNSDTITLEKRSWVVPEEMHLEKATIVPLRAGGTVAWRLVE, from the coding sequence ATGCCCGAAGTGACGCCTACCCCCGGAAACGGCGGGAAGTCTACGGAGAATCGGCTGGTCCTGACTCGGCCCGACGACTGGCATGTGCATCTGCGCGATGAGGAAATGCTGACGTCAGTGCTCCCCGATACGGCGAGGCGGTTTGCTCGTGGCATGATTATGCCTAATCTTGATCCGCCTGTGCATACGTTGGCTGAGGCCTGCGCCTACCGCAACCGTATTCTGGCAGCGGCACAGTCGAAGGGCCTATCCTTCGAGCCGCTAATGACCTTGTATCTCACCGACCACACCACACCCGAAGAAATCAGACGGGCAAAGAAGAGCGGATTCGTGTACGCGGTGGGAGAAGTTTTTCTCACCGGTGCGACGACAAATTCTGCCTTCGGTATCACCGGCTTCGCACGTTGTGAGCCGGTGTTCTCAGCCATGGAAGAGACTCGTTTGCCGTTGCTGCTGCACGGTGAGGTGACAGATCCAGAGGTGGATCTGTTCGACCGCGAGCGATTGTTCATCGAGCAGTACCTTACACCCATCGTTGAGCGCTTCCCGGGCCTGAAGATCGTCCTGGAACACATCACCACGCGGGAGGCGGTTGAATTCGTCTGTGGGGCACCGGACACCGTGGCGGCGACCATTACCGCGCATCATCTGCTGCTTAACCGCAATGCGATGTTCGTCGGTGGCCTGAGCCCACACCATTATTGCCTGCCGGTCCTGAAGCGTGAGCACCATCGCCAGGCGCTACTGGCTGCGGCCATATCGGGCAATTCCAAGTTCTTCCTCGGCTCAGACAGCGCACCGCATCCGCGGCCCGCCAAGGAGTCCGCTTGCAGCTGCGCTGGCATATACACCGCACACGCGGCCATCGAACTTTATGCCGAGGCGTTCGATGAGGTGATGGCGCTTGATCGTCTGGAAGCCTTTGCAAGTTTTCACGGCCCCGATTTTTATGGGCTGCCGCGTAACAGCGACACCATCACTCTGGAGAAGCGAAGCTGGGTCGTGCCCGAGGAGATGCATTTGGAGAAAGCAACGATTGTACCACTGCGAGCTGGTGGCACAGTGGCATGGAGGCTCGTCGAATGA
- the ilvD gene encoding dihydroxy-acid dehydratase has translation MMTDNRRSKIVTQGVPRSPNRALLRATGFGDADFDKPIVGVANAHSTITPCNLGIGVLAARAEVAMREAGAMPQTFGTITISDGIAMGTEGMKYSLVSREVIADAIETVCQGQSLDGVLATGGCDKNMPGAMIAIARMNIPAIFVYGGTIKPGQYRGRDLTIVSAFEAVGEYIAGKIGEVELLEIERRACPGAGSCGGMYTANTMASLFEAMGMSLPYSSTMTAESSEKVDSAERSARVLVDAIEKQVRPRDLLTRAAFENALAVLMALGGSTNAVLHLPAIAHAAGVKLTLDDFDAFSRRVPVLCDLKPSGQYVATDLHRAGGIPQVMKLLLVHGLLHGDALTVTGQTLDEVLRDVPDEPSSAQDVIRPWPDPVYPHGHLAILRGNLAEEGALAKTSGVRAPKITGPARVFDSEEACMEAILACKIHPGDVVVIRYEGPKGGPGMREMLSPTAALVGQGLGDSVGLVTDGRFSGGTYGMVVGHVAPEAAVGGAIALVNEGDLITLDAERRLLHLDISNEEIERRRKIWQQPPPRYTRGVLAKYARLVSSAAKGAVTD, from the coding sequence ATAATGACTGACAACCGTAGAAGCAAAATCGTCACCCAGGGCGTGCCGCGATCACCCAACCGCGCGCTGCTACGCGCCACGGGTTTCGGCGACGCGGATTTTGACAAGCCTATTGTCGGCGTGGCAAACGCGCACAGCACCATCACACCCTGCAATCTTGGCATCGGGGTGCTTGCGGCGCGCGCAGAGGTGGCCATGCGGGAGGCCGGCGCCATGCCGCAGACCTTTGGCACCATCACCATCTCGGACGGCATCGCTATGGGCACCGAAGGCATGAAGTACTCGCTGGTATCGCGCGAGGTGATAGCGGACGCAATCGAGACGGTATGCCAGGGCCAGAGCCTGGACGGTGTCCTCGCTACCGGCGGCTGCGACAAGAACATGCCAGGCGCGATGATCGCCATTGCACGCATGAACATCCCGGCGATCTTCGTCTACGGCGGCACCATCAAGCCGGGCCAATATCGAGGTCGCGACCTTACTATCGTGAGCGCCTTCGAGGCAGTAGGTGAATATATTGCGGGCAAGATTGGTGAAGTAGAACTGCTGGAGATCGAACGGCGAGCGTGCCCAGGTGCCGGCTCTTGCGGAGGTATGTACACTGCCAATACCATGGCCTCGCTGTTCGAGGCCATGGGTATGAGTTTGCCGTATTCCTCTACGATGACGGCGGAAAGCTCGGAGAAGGTCGATAGCGCCGAGCGTTCCGCCAGAGTATTGGTCGACGCAATCGAAAAACAAGTCCGGCCCCGCGACCTCCTCACTCGCGCCGCCTTCGAGAACGCGCTAGCCGTGCTGATGGCCCTCGGAGGTTCAACCAACGCTGTGCTGCATCTGCCGGCGATCGCACATGCTGCCGGAGTGAAGCTAACACTTGACGATTTCGATGCGTTCAGTCGGCGTGTACCGGTGCTCTGCGACCTGAAGCCTTCAGGTCAGTATGTCGCCACCGACCTCCATCGTGCGGGCGGGATTCCCCAAGTGATGAAACTCTTGCTCGTGCATGGCTTACTGCACGGCGATGCACTCACCGTAACCGGCCAGACTCTTGATGAGGTGCTTCGGGACGTGCCTGATGAGCCGTCCAGCGCCCAAGATGTGATCCGACCTTGGCCTGATCCGGTGTACCCGCATGGCCATCTGGCCATCCTCCGGGGCAATTTAGCCGAAGAGGGGGCACTCGCCAAGACCAGCGGCGTACGGGCCCCGAAGATCACTGGCCCGGCTCGTGTGTTTGACTCGGAAGAAGCATGCATGGAGGCAATCCTGGCGTGTAAGATCCATCCGGGCGACGTGGTGGTCATCCGCTACGAAGGCCCCAAGGGTGGCCCCGGCATGCGCGAAATGCTCTCGCCCACCGCTGCCCTTGTCGGCCAAGGACTGGGCGACAGCGTCGGGCTTGTCACTGATGGACGATTCTCCGGCGGCACCTACGGGATGGTGGTCGGTCACGTCGCGCCGGAAGCGGCAGTGGGTGGAGCCATCGCCTTGGTCAACGAGGGAGATTTGATCACTCTGGACGCGGAACGGCGCCTGCTTCATCTCGATATATCCAACGAAGAAATCGAGCGCCGACGCAAAATCTGGCAACAGCCCCCGCCGCGGTACACCCGTGGTGTACTGGCAAAATATGCGCGGCTAGTGTCGTCGGCAGCCAAGGGTGCGGTAACAGACTGA
- the bioA gene encoding adenosylmethionine--8-amino-7-oxononanoate transaminase, producing the protein MQRHVDTLARLTKPFEWDDALTFDRAHIWHPYSSMIAPPPVYPVVSASGVHLTLADGRKLIDGMSSWWAVIHGYNHPRLNLALEKQIKSMAHVMFGGLTHTPAIDLARRLVALTPDPLDKVFLCDSGSVSVEVAIKMAIQYWQARGRPRKHRLLALAGGYHGDTFAAMSVCDPVTGMHHLFRGVLPQQFFAPRPGCRFGEPWDPDDVTEFAGLIGAHCDEIAAVILEPIVQGAGGMWFYHPEYLRQVRALCDAHDVLLITDEIATGFGRTGTLFACEHAGIVPDILCLGKALTSGYLTLAATLTTASVAETLSCGGAGCLMQGPTFMANPLACAVATASIDLLCESDWWQRSVQSIEQQLRDELAACIELPSVRDVRVLGAIGVIEMQESVDVRRLTPRFVESGIWLRPFDRQIYIMPPYVIEPQDLSCITDAVRRVLVEKGC; encoded by the coding sequence GTGCAACGACATGTAGATACTCTTGCGCGGCTAACGAAGCCATTCGAATGGGACGATGCACTCACTTTCGACCGCGCCCATATCTGGCACCCTTATAGTTCGATGATCGCCCCGCCGCCGGTCTACCCGGTCGTCTCGGCATCGGGGGTGCATCTTACGCTCGCGGACGGTCGTAAACTTATTGATGGCATGTCTTCGTGGTGGGCGGTGATTCACGGTTACAATCACCCACGGCTCAACCTCGCTCTGGAAAAGCAGATCAAGAGCATGGCGCATGTCATGTTCGGTGGCTTGACCCATACACCGGCGATCGATCTTGCACGCCGATTAGTTGCATTGACTCCTGATCCACTCGATAAGGTCTTTTTGTGCGATTCAGGCTCAGTATCAGTCGAAGTGGCCATCAAAATGGCGATTCAATACTGGCAGGCCCGAGGGCGCCCGCGCAAACATCGGCTGCTCGCACTCGCTGGCGGTTATCACGGTGACACTTTTGCCGCCATGTCGGTGTGCGACCCGGTCACCGGTATGCATCATTTGTTTAGAGGTGTGCTCCCTCAGCAATTCTTCGCGCCGCGGCCTGGTTGCCGTTTCGGAGAACCCTGGGACCCGGACGATGTTACCGAATTCGCCGGCCTTATCGGGGCACACTGCGACGAGATCGCTGCGGTAATTCTGGAACCCATCGTTCAAGGCGCAGGTGGCATGTGGTTCTACCATCCCGAGTACCTGCGGCAGGTGCGTGCCCTGTGCGATGCGCATGACGTATTGCTGATCACCGACGAGATTGCCACCGGTTTCGGACGCACAGGTACGCTCTTCGCCTGTGAGCATGCGGGTATCGTCCCGGACATTCTCTGTCTTGGCAAAGCGCTTACCAGTGGCTATTTGACCCTGGCAGCCACTCTGACTACCGCCAGTGTGGCGGAGACCCTCTCTTGCGGCGGTGCCGGTTGCCTCATGCAGGGTCCTACTTTCATGGCCAACCCGCTCGCTTGTGCGGTAGCCACTGCGAGTATCGATCTGTTGTGTGAGTCAGACTGGTGGCAGAGAAGTGTGCAGTCCATTGAGCAGCAGTTAAGGGATGAGCTTGCTGCGTGCATCGAGTTACCAAGTGTACGTGATGTGCGGGTGCTTGGGGCGATCGGTGTGATCGAGATGCAAGAATCAGTTGATGTGCGACGGCTGACACCGCGCTTCGTTGAGTCTGGAATCTGGTTGCGGCCTTTCGATCGCCAAATTTATATAATGCCGCCGTATGTAATCGAACCACAGGATTTATCTTGTATCACTGACGCTGTACGGCGTGTATTGGTAGAAAAGGGTTGTTAA
- a CDS encoding LysR family transcriptional regulator — protein MIEKTHLNIVREVARQGSLTGAAEVLCLTQSALSHAMKKLEQNLGTRIWAREGRRLRLTQAGEHLLGVANRLLPQFEQAEDRMRQYAEGERGTLRIGMECHPCYQWLLNIVSPYLREWPDVDVDVKQEFQFGGIGALFAHEIDLLVTPDPLRHPGLSFEPVFAYEQVLVMAREHPLAGIRHIEPHQLIDEVLITYPVAIDRLDIYTQFLLPAGIRPKRHKVIETTDIMLQMVASGRGVAALPRWLVDEYAERIPVTPVRIGHQGISKEIFLGTREADTDIDYVTAFFSLARQPY, from the coding sequence ATGATTGAGAAAACGCATTTGAACATCGTGAGGGAAGTGGCGCGACAAGGTTCCCTGACAGGGGCCGCTGAAGTGCTCTGTCTGACTCAATCAGCCTTGAGTCACGCGATGAAGAAGCTCGAACAGAATTTGGGTACGCGAATATGGGCTCGGGAAGGTCGCCGACTGCGACTCACTCAGGCCGGGGAACATCTGCTCGGCGTTGCTAACCGGTTATTGCCTCAGTTCGAACAGGCCGAAGACAGGATGCGCCAATATGCGGAAGGAGAACGTGGTACCTTGCGCATCGGTATGGAATGCCATCCCTGCTACCAATGGCTGCTCAACATCGTGTCGCCCTACCTGAGGGAATGGCCTGACGTGGATGTTGATGTAAAACAGGAATTTCAGTTCGGCGGCATAGGGGCTCTGTTCGCTCACGAGATTGATCTTCTTGTGACACCGGACCCATTGCGCCACCCTGGCCTATCATTTGAACCAGTATTCGCTTACGAGCAAGTGCTTGTGATGGCGCGCGAGCATCCATTAGCTGGAATTCGCCATATAGAACCTCACCAACTTATCGACGAGGTTCTGATTACCTATCCGGTTGCAATAGACCGCCTCGACATCTACACCCAGTTTCTTTTACCGGCCGGCATCAGACCCAAGCGTCACAAGGTCATTGAAACGACCGATATCATGCTACAGATGGTTGCGAGCGGACGTGGCGTGGCTGCTTTGCCTCGATGGTTGGTAGATGAATACGCTGAAAGGATCCCGGTAACGCCCGTACGCATTGGCCATCAGGGTATTTCGAAAGAGATATTTCTCGGCACCCGTGAAGCGGATACTGACATTGATTATGTAACAGCGTTTTTCTCGCTGGCCCGACAGCCATATTAA
- the metE gene encoding 5-methyltetrahydropteroyltriglutamate--homocysteine S-methyltransferase produces MVTTHNLGFPRIGARRELKFALEAYWKGESSREELIKIGSKLRQRHWEQQAALDLIPVGDFAFYDQVLDMSFILGNLPERARGYHGDALDNYFRVARGRSAPGIEDHGACCSGVQAGEMTKWFDTNYHYIVPEFTTETAFSLDASRLLDQMNQAVELGVKVKPVLIGPVTYLWLGKAKDDSDKLALLERLLPVYAQLLDALAVAGAEWIQIDEPILVTELGDDWRHAMSLTYHRLSGCRAKLLLATYFGQLQENLHLASTLPVAGLHVDAVNAQDEVATLVDLLPAHKVLSLGVINGRNIWKTDLGSVLDWLEPLHDRLGDRLWLAPSCSLLHVPVDLASESKLDPEIRSWLAFAVQKLDELKCLASALTQGREAVLDELSDNRAAIISRQSSVRVNNPTVKTALTELDPKMGTRKSPFRIRKARQSTLLNLPVFPTTTIGSFPQTSVIRHARRQFKAGELDGEGYKDAMRAEIVRCVREQEALDLDVLVHGEAERNDMVEYFGEQLDGYAFSQFGWVQSYGSRCVKPPILFGDISRSRPMTIDWITYAQSLTDKPMKGMLTGPVTILNWSFVRDDQPRSVTCRQLALAIRAEVLDLEQAGVHIIQIDEAALREGLPLRKSQWNAYLKWAVEAFRIAANGVADETQIHTHMCYSEFNDIMPAIADMDADVITIETSRSDMELLDAFDEFQYPNEIGPGVYDIHSPNIPSQEHIVQLMNKAAERIPKDRLWVNPDCGLKTRQWEEVIPALRNMVAAAKVLREMAT; encoded by the coding sequence ATGGTCACGACACACAATCTGGGTTTTCCGCGCATTGGCGCAAGACGTGAATTAAAATTCGCTCTTGAGGCGTACTGGAAAGGGGAGTCCTCGCGTGAGGAGCTGATTAAAATTGGCTCTAAGTTGCGCCAGCGTCATTGGGAACAACAAGCCGCCCTTGATCTGATTCCAGTTGGCGATTTCGCATTCTATGACCAAGTGCTCGACATGAGCTTCATCCTGGGCAACCTCCCAGAACGTGCACGTGGCTATCATGGTGATGCATTAGACAATTATTTTCGGGTCGCGCGGGGTCGCTCGGCCCCGGGTATCGAAGATCATGGGGCATGCTGTAGTGGAGTCCAGGCGGGTGAAATGACCAAATGGTTCGATACTAACTATCACTACATTGTGCCGGAATTCACTACCGAGACAGCGTTTTCCTTAGATGCCTCGCGCCTGTTGGACCAGATGAATCAAGCCGTCGAATTGGGGGTTAAAGTCAAACCAGTTCTCATCGGCCCGGTAACCTACCTTTGGCTTGGAAAGGCCAAAGACGATTCCGATAAGCTGGCCCTGCTGGAACGCCTCTTACCGGTTTACGCCCAGTTATTGGATGCCTTGGCCGTCGCGGGGGCTGAATGGATCCAAATTGACGAGCCCATTCTTGTCACCGAACTTGGCGATGACTGGCGTCATGCAATGAGCCTGACCTATCACAGACTCAGTGGCTGTCGCGCTAAGCTGCTGCTTGCCACTTACTTCGGCCAGTTGCAAGAAAATTTGCATCTCGCAAGCACCTTGCCCGTGGCAGGCTTGCATGTGGACGCTGTCAATGCTCAGGATGAAGTTGCAACGCTTGTTGATCTGTTGCCTGCCCACAAGGTGCTTTCACTTGGAGTCATTAACGGCCGCAACATCTGGAAAACCGATCTTGGGTCAGTGCTGGACTGGCTCGAACCCTTGCATGACCGGCTCGGAGATCGTTTGTGGCTCGCACCGTCGTGCTCGTTGTTGCACGTGCCAGTCGATCTTGCCAGTGAATCGAAGCTCGACCCCGAAATCCGATCCTGGCTAGCGTTCGCGGTGCAAAAACTGGACGAACTGAAGTGCCTGGCAAGCGCGCTAACTCAAGGACGGGAGGCGGTTCTTGATGAACTAAGCGACAATCGGGCTGCCATTATCTCCCGCCAATCATCTGTTCGTGTCAACAACCCAACAGTTAAGACAGCACTGACCGAACTCGATCCCAAGATGGGTACACGTAAGAGCCCCTTTAGGATACGCAAGGCTAGGCAATCCACGTTGTTGAATCTACCGGTCTTCCCAACAACCACGATTGGTTCTTTCCCCCAAACATCGGTGATTCGTCACGCCCGCCGTCAGTTTAAGGCCGGCGAACTCGATGGCGAAGGCTATAAAGACGCCATGCGCGCCGAAATCGTGCGCTGCGTACGCGAGCAGGAGGCGCTGGATCTGGATGTGCTGGTGCATGGCGAGGCCGAGCGTAACGACATGGTCGAGTACTTCGGCGAGCAGTTAGATGGCTACGCTTTCAGTCAGTTCGGGTGGGTGCAGAGTTATGGTTCACGCTGCGTCAAACCCCCCATCCTATTTGGTGACATCAGCCGCTCGCGGCCGATGACCATTGACTGGATCACCTATGCGCAGTCGCTCACCGACAAACCGATGAAGGGCATGCTGACCGGTCCGGTTACCATTCTCAATTGGTCCTTCGTGCGCGACGACCAGCCACGTTCAGTCACCTGCCGGCAACTCGCACTGGCCATCCGCGCGGAAGTCCTGGATCTGGAACAAGCCGGAGTGCATATCATCCAGATCGACGAGGCGGCGCTGCGAGAAGGGCTGCCGCTTCGCAAGTCGCAATGGAACGCCTATCTGAAATGGGCGGTCGAAGCCTTCCGCATCGCTGCTAACGGCGTGGCCGATGAAACGCAAATCCATACCCATATGTGCTACTCGGAATTCAACGACATCATGCCTGCTATCGCCGATATGGACGCTGACGTGATCACGATCGAAACCTCCCGTTCGGACATGGAACTGCTGGATGCGTTCGATGAGTTCCAGTATCCCAATGAGATAGGACCGGGCGTTTATGATATCCATTCACCCAACATTCCCAGTCAAGAGCACATCGTGCAGCTGATGAACAAGGCGGCCGAACGCATTCCGAAAGACCGCCTGTGGGTGAACCCTGACTGCGGTCTGAAAACAAGGCAGTGGGAAGAAGTCATTCCTGCCTTACGCAACATGGTGGCCGCCGCAAAGGTCTTGCGCGAAATGGCGACCTAA